The following are encoded in a window of Pseudomonas multiresinivorans genomic DNA:
- a CDS encoding DNA-binding domain-containing protein codes for MKTTLGTFQEAFVEALYQRSAPGLQGLTEQAGFSVYRNTVLKGCTDALCDNFPSVERLVGTDWLRGAAAIHAQQTPPNDARLVLYGEDFADFLDAFEPARELPYLADVARLDRLWLEAYTAPQEPALQWSDLAGMTASDLAPCHLQPRASARWRWFDQQPIYSIWRYNREALPLPEDLPWHAEGALLVGHADGVAWQALDVGGCAFLDACASGHDLDQASTLALRAQADLDFTVLLGSLLGAAVFQPLKLT; via the coding sequence ATGAAAACGACACTCGGCACCTTCCAGGAGGCTTTCGTCGAAGCGCTGTACCAGCGCTCTGCCCCCGGACTGCAAGGTTTGACCGAGCAGGCCGGCTTCAGCGTCTACCGCAACACCGTGCTCAAGGGCTGCACCGACGCCTTGTGCGACAACTTCCCCAGTGTCGAACGCCTGGTCGGCACCGACTGGCTGCGCGGCGCGGCAGCCATCCACGCACAGCAGACACCGCCGAACGACGCGCGCCTGGTGCTCTACGGCGAAGACTTCGCCGACTTCCTCGACGCCTTCGAACCCGCGCGCGAGTTGCCCTACCTGGCCGACGTGGCGCGCCTCGATCGCTTGTGGCTGGAGGCCTATACCGCGCCCCAGGAACCTGCGCTGCAGTGGTCCGACCTGGCGGGCATGACCGCTTCCGACCTTGCCCCCTGTCACCTGCAACCCCGCGCCAGCGCACGCTGGCGCTGGTTCGACCAACAGCCGATCTACAGCATCTGGCGCTACAACCGCGAGGCTCTGCCATTGCCCGAAGACCTGCCCTGGCACGCTGAAGGCGCGCTGCTGGTCGGCCATGCCGATGGCGTCGCCTGGCAGGCACTGGACGTGGGCGGCTGCGCCTTCCTCGATGCCTGCGCCAGCGGTCATGACCTCGATCAGGCATCGACCCTGGCGCTCAGGGCGCAAGCCGACCTCGACTTCACGGTGCTGCTGGGCAGCCTGCTCGGCGCCGCCGTGTTCCAACCGCTGAAACTCACCTGA
- a CDS encoding DoxX family protein has product MDISRSHYPSGAVHQLWNTIASRLQSLLGDSLLCLVARLGIASIFFLSGRTKVEGILTITPSTYELFQTEYVLPLVPPYIAAHLATYAEHFFPVLLVLGLFTRLSALALLGMTTVIEVFVYPDAWPTHLSWAGLLLLLIGRGAGAWSLDRALKIG; this is encoded by the coding sequence ATGGACATCTCCCGCAGCCACTATCCAAGCGGCGCCGTTCACCAGCTCTGGAACACCATCGCCAGCCGCCTGCAGTCCCTGCTCGGCGATTCACTGCTGTGCCTGGTGGCGCGCCTGGGGATTGCCTCGATCTTCTTCCTGTCCGGGCGCACCAAGGTCGAGGGCATCCTGACCATCACGCCGAGCACCTACGAACTGTTCCAGACCGAATACGTGCTGCCGCTGGTGCCACCCTATATAGCCGCGCACCTGGCAACCTACGCAGAACACTTCTTCCCGGTCCTGCTGGTGCTGGGCCTGTTCACCCGCCTCTCCGCCCTCGCCCTGCTGGGCATGACCACCGTGATCGAAGTGTTCGTCTACCCCGATGCCTGGCCGACGCACCTTTCCTGGGCCGGTCTGCTCCTGCTGCTGATTGGGCGCGGCGCAGGCGCCTGGTCACTGGACCGGGCACTGAAGATCGGCTGA